The sequence below is a genomic window from Cyanobacteriota bacterium.
GCGACTCTACTTCGAGTGCCTTTTATCTTTCAGGGGCTGTGCTGTGAGCGAGCGCCTCTCGCTCGAGGGAAAAGTCACATAAGCCTCTTTCTCCAACCCCCTGCTTGTGGAGAGTTAGAGGGGCAGAGAGGGGTTAGAGTGAGGGCAACTGTTCAACCCGAATTGAAACCACTATGGATCTCGATCGCACAAGCTATCCATGGTCAGGCTTAGAATCTGTATCACCCGGTGCTGACTAGTTGCCCGGTTAAACTAAAGGCGCGTACATCAGTGATTCTGACCTGTACAAGTTGTCCCTTAAGCTGCTCTAGCTTGCCCGGCAAAAAGGTAAGGCGGTTGGTGCGGGTACGTCCCATCACTTGGCTAGGATCCTTAGGATTTTGGTCTTCTACTAGCACCTCTTCGATGCGGTGCCAATACCGTTGAGAGCGCTCAGCCGCCTTGGTGGCCACAAGATGATTGAGCCGCTGGAGCCGATCGCTCTTTACCTCTTCCGGCAACTGATTAGGCCATTGGGCAGCAGGGGTGTGAGGCCGGGGCGAGTAGGCGGCTGTGTTTAACTGGTCAAAACCAATGTCATCCACCAGTTGCAGGGTATGTTGAAACTGCTCCTCTGTTTCCCCCGGAAAGCCAACGATCGCATCAGCACTAATAGCTGCATCGGGCATGTAATCGCGAATCATGGCGATAATGCGGCGATATTTTTCATGGGTATAGCCTCGTCCCATCGCCTTGAGCACATCGTTATCCCCCGATTGAAAGGGAATGTGGAAGTGCTCGCACACTTTAGGCAACTCTGCACAGGCGCGAATTAGCCGTTCAGTAAAGTAGCGGGGGTGACTAGTGGCAAAGCGGATCCGTTCAATACCGGGGACATCGTGTATGGCATAGAGTAGATCTGTCAAGGTGTGTTGGTGCCGTCCATCTGCTGTTACCCCTGGTAAGTCGCGTCCATAGGCATCGATGTTTTGTCCCAGTAAGGTGACCTCTTTGTAGCCTTGCCGTCCCAAATCTTCTATCTCAGCGCGAATGGCCTCAGGAGGACGGGACTGCTCTACCCCACGCACATAGGGCACCACACAATAGGTACAGCGCTCATTACAGCCATAAATCACGTTCACCCAAGCTGTTACGGTGCTATCTCGGCGGGGCTTGGTGATATCTTCCATAATGTGCACAGGTTCAGTAGCAACCACTTGGTTGCCGTTGAATACCTGCTCCAACAAATCTTGTAAGCGATTGGCGTGCTGTGGCCCCATAACCAAATCTAACTCTGGTACTCTACGCAACAGGGCTTCACCTTCCTGCTGAGCCACGCAACCGGCCACTACTAGGGTCAAGTTGGGGTCTAGTTGTTTACGCTTGGCTTGTCTG
It includes:
- the miaB gene encoding tRNA (N6-isopentenyl adenosine(37)-C2)-methylthiotransferase MiaB; this translates as MTTPRRYHITTFGCQMNKADSERMAGILEGMGFQWSETPEEADLVLYNTCTIRDNAEQKVYSYLGRQAKRKQLDPNLTLVVAGCVAQQEGEALLRRVPELDLVMGPQHANRLQDLLEQVFNGNQVVATEPVHIMEDITKPRRDSTVTAWVNVIYGCNERCTYCVVPYVRGVEQSRPPEAIRAEIEDLGRQGYKEVTLLGQNIDAYGRDLPGVTADGRHQHTLTDLLYAIHDVPGIERIRFATSHPRYFTERLIRACAELPKVCEHFHIPFQSGDNDVLKAMGRGYTHEKYRRIIAMIRDYMPDAAISADAIVGFPGETEEQFQHTLQLVDDIGFDQLNTAAYSPRPHTPAAQWPNQLPEEVKSDRLQRLNHLVATKAAERSQRYWHRIEEVLVEDQNPKDPSQVMGRTRTNRLTFLPGKLEQLKGQLVQVRITDVRAFSLTGQLVSTG